A window of Gossypium hirsutum isolate 1008001.06 chromosome D13, Gossypium_hirsutum_v2.1, whole genome shotgun sequence genomic DNA:
ACGACAATTCTTTATAAACAGCTTAGAATTAGGTCTTTGCAATGCCGTTCAAATTTACCATACGTCAATATCCTAATActagaatatatatacatagagaCACACACACGCCTAGAAGAAAAGCAATTTCCAGCTACACAAATGAGAGGAAGAAAGGAATTGAGAATTGACATTATATTATACTGTTTATCTAAACAAAATCTGGGAAAAAATTAACATGGCTAACCGGATTCCAATGTTAATAATCATCAAACTTTTAAGATGAACTgtgtctaaaaaataaaataaaataaaataaaagctacTATGAAGAAAGATAAAATGTAAAACAAACATAAACTTACATCATCCAACAACAGACAGTTGCTGTGATAACCAATGTTAGATGGAGCCTGCAAAAAGCAACAAGAAAAATGGTTTTCAATGAGTAGCTACAAGGAAATCTAAGAAGGCATTAATCTCATTGGCAGGGGATAACAATCCAACAAAAGAATTCCCAACCCAATCTTTAGAACCTAGATGACAAAACAAGTTATATGGTATATAATGGTTCAATATGgttatattcatttttttcaagttttaacATATATGTGGAGAGTCCTCGGGTATCATGTCTGGATTTGAGCACAGGCATTTCAAGAAAAAATGAACGCTCAAGTGTAACATAAAATGGTACTACATAATGAAAATCGTTAAAGATCAGCTTGATAGATTACCACCCAACACAATGATAGGAGATAAAATTCATTCAAGTTCAGAGTTAACAACCACATCACCTACAACTGAACATTGGTTCACAGTGATAACTCGCTATTCACTTCTATTgccaaattaaagcatatttcattcatataccaaTCAAAATATGCCCTTTAAACATAATTAAAGGAACATGAAACccagattgagaaaaaaaatactaaaatttttagcatatgaaatttacattaaaaaaaaaagttaatagtcTAATAGAATagcaaatttaattctttaaaagagagagggagagaaatttTTAAAGGGCACTTACAGATTAGCAGAGGGACCTCGGTTGCAGCAGATTCTGGTACAAAGAGATGCAATTATCCCAATCACAGCAAAAATTAGGGTTGTTACCAAGAAACCCATATCTCAGATCTCGGTTTTACACAATAATTCCTGCAGGAAAAAAACCTGAAAACTTAGATATGAGGCTCAGCAAAGAACCAAAATAAATTTGGAGATCGAATATAATTCCAATTACCTTCTCCTTggtttctgaaaaaaaaaaaagaaatccaaGAAAATAACAGTAATTGAGATCTTAATTAGAAATAGGAAGCTTCGTCTGAAATGAGGTTTTAGATTTTAAGTTGCGGATCTTCAAAAAGCCGATAAATTCATCAACGACCCAAATTAAACTAAATTGGCCAACATTCGGCCGTATTGGACTAAATGGcccaattttgaaataaattggctttaaatatttatattatgcatAGAGTATATTACATTTTGTTctatctatttaaaaaataagtaaattagtatcTATATATTAAATTAAGGAGCAAACTGGttcttctattaaaaaaatttatttatttctactattaaaaattgatctCTATATATTAGAATGAGGCACACGTAGCATACCACATGTaattatttggttattttgtcaacaacgcagtttttaacagtagaaatagatgaattttttaatagaaaaaatgagtttactctttgatctaacatacaaggACTAATAtgctcaatttttttaataaaaagggcaaaatgcaatctaacttttAGAACAAAAACCTTTATGGTACTTTTAACCTATGAATTCATTGACATTTTTAGTAAAAGAGACAAAATGTAATTTGATTCTTAGTACAAGAATCTTCATTATACTTTTACTTTATCCATAAACCTTAGACATTTTACCCATGACCCGAATATCTTTATCTTTTCGTCCAAACTCATCCAAATAATTTGCAGAGGGAGATTTTTTTTCAGCCATATACCATAATCAGATTCAAAAAGTTTACCCTACTCATTTTGAAGCAGCACAAAATCCAATACAAAAATCTTAGGACGTTACAAATATTGAGTCAAATAGTCAATGTTCCAATAGAACcaaaagaagggaaaaagaaaaagaaaacaaagagggaaaaaatattaaaaaaaaaaaagagagtctaAATATGAATCTCACCACTCTACTTTATATcctatactataatttgttagaATTTTGTCCTCGCACTTTAAGAAAAACTAAGAAATTAATATAGTTGTTAATAAATATATGAACTTGAATTGTTAATTTTTGCTAATTTATTACATCTAAAttgttaaattgattatttttgttaattctttgcataaattttatgaataattggTTGTCAAATTAGCAGTTTAATGATAAGGTTTGATAATATTATCTAATTGACTAACTTTTTTAGTTTTAATGAAGTACAATGATTGACATATAAGATTAGAACAAAGGGGAAAAAAACTACTAAATGAACAACCAAGAGCAAGTGAATGGCTGGTGTCAATATTTTGAAGTGAGATTGTAGTTAAAATTAGTATTAtgttatataaacataaaaaattcaaaataatgatCCAAGgaagttatttatttattatcatttctacTAAAATGTTTATTAGGAGCTAGTTTGAGAAGTAACTTGAAAAagagattttaaaaaattatggctttaacattttaaatatttagcaTTCTTATAAAATAGTATTGTATATCTTAAACATGATGTTGTAAAGTATGTGTTGGTCTAAACGGTTGTTGAGTTACAAGTTGTGTGCTTGAAATGAGTGGCTAAGGGAGTAGACACCTTTTTGAGTATTGTGACAATaggcactacaccaaaacaggcttttagctgCACTTTTAGCAGCgcttggacaaaaaacgccgATAAAAATCGAGTATTAGCTGCACTTTATGGAAATCACCACTAAAGAACGAGCatcaaaaaacaccgctaaaaattAGCATTAGTGAAAAACGCAGCAAAAAACCAAAGTCCAACAGTGTCATTTTCGTACCTTTCggggctttagtggcgtttttaaaaaagcgccgttaatgctcagggctttagcggcgtttttgaaaatgcgccgctaaattttttttatcttaattggtttatttatattaattaaataaaattcaatttatttctaattgaatatttaaaatcttcaaaaaaaataatgacacgtataaataatttaaaataaaacacatggaaaaattaaagttttttgggtacatgattactgattgtttcttaatttatatattaaaaattttcttatataatcgtaaaagagatagtattaattttaaaatattaaattaattatcactatagtttagggtttttagtttagggtatatgatttatttaagatttaaagtcagtttaggagttactattttaaggattagggagtatggatttagggattatggtttaagggtcgggatttaaggtttaagggttaagagttaggggtttaggggttagacgttaagggttaagagttagggatttagggtttagggatttaggggtcgagttagggttttagttttagattaattattttttaatttatattttaaatatgttcttatataattgtaaaagagataataataaatttgtttagggtttagtttagggtatatgattaatttaagatttaaggctggtttaggagttactattttaaagtttaaggagtatagatttagggattatggattagggattatggattaaggattatggtttaagggtaaGGTTtaaaggtttaggggttagacaTTTTGGGGTTAAGAGTTAAGGACTTAAGGTTTAGGCCTTagaggttaggttagggttttgggtttagattaattagttttttaatttatattttaaatatgttcttatataattttaaaagagataataataaatttaatatattgaaattatgagtatagtttaaattatttaagagatatataatagatagactttatatgtattgaatggttaatttaaggtttaaggttaaggtttacttgagatttgttaaatgataaaattttatacaattaattaatgtttttatatttaaaaaatttaatctaaaccatttgatatatttaaatattaatttaaatagaattaataaataagtttaaaaagtaatagattgatatggatatttaggtataattatttattttggagagaatcaaataaaattaaaatacaaaaaaaaaaattgttcaaaataaaatattttttgtgacGTTTGTCATAAAATAATCAACAGCGGCATTTTTTTAgcaaaaatcattttactttaaaaaatcgtgcca
This region includes:
- the LOC107918508 gene encoding V-type proton ATPase subunit e1, coding for MGFLVTTLIFAVIGIIASLCTRICCNRGPSANLLHLTLVITATVCCWMMWAIVYLAQMKPLIVPILSEGE